Within the Cervus canadensis isolate Bull #8, Minnesota chromosome 17, ASM1932006v1, whole genome shotgun sequence genome, the region tgagcctCCCCCGGAGCCGAGCAGCATGCCTCTTGCTCCCTGTTGCCATCTGTGGGGGGCGGGCTTGTTGACCCCAGAAGGGTATGTCTCGTCCTGCGCCCTGGAATCTGCGGGCAGGACCTTGCTGGGAAATAGGCTCTGTCTAAGGGTGTAGCAATGAGCTCACCCTGGGTTATCCAGGGGAGTCCCGGGtccaaagacagagaagagagacagggGGACAGCCTGGGGTGATGCGGCTACACCCAGAAGCCAAGGATGCGTGAGCTCCAGAGGCCGAGGCCGAGGCCTGGAGCCCAGGCCCGCAGGGCCCCCCAACGCCTTGATCCAGACCTCCAGCCCGAAGGCTGAGATCCTGCGATGACTAGTTGAAGCAGCCCCAGGAACTCCCGTGTCAGCCTCCAGGGAACGCCCTGTGAACACTCTAGAACACTACTCTAGAACCCGCCCATCACCTGGAGAGCCGGGcacgctcccctcccccagcccggctccccctgagcctgagaaGTAAAATGACATTTCTGCACGTGAGGAAGTTGGCACCGATGTGTACTCTTGCGTTTTTATTTCCAGACGTGAAATCACATGTCTTCTCAGGGTCTTTCACAGTAAAGCTCATCCATCGACGCGGCCTTAGAGAAGCGGGAGCGGAAGTTGACCCTGACGCCGCCTTGGGGCTGCGTGCGGTCGGCCCCGCCGCTGACCCGCTGAGGCCAGGGTCACGGGCCCTGCTACAGATGGGACTCGGAGGCAGCGCTGCGCCTGGCCTGGCCCTCGGCAGCTCCGCCACAACGGGAGCCAGGAAGCCTCCGTGCTGACGACGTGCCGGGTCCTCGGAGCCCTTGGGCGTGTCCCCCTGCCTGGGGTGACCCCGGCCCTCCCAGCCCACAGGCGTGCCTGCCACGCACACACGGGGCTTCCTCCGGAGGCCACTTGGACTGCACCCCACCTCGCGGCTCCCCCTCAGAGCCATGGCGCTGAGCTGCCCCGGCCGAGGGCACGGTTTGCACAGACGACCCGGGGCAGAAGCAGAAATGCCCGGCCACGTACTCGCATCCAAGCGACGCTTGCAGAAAAGCTCAGGAAATAAAGTCGTCACGCGGCGGCCGACAGGCAGCTTCCGCACACGGCCTGTGCAGCCGCCAGCAGCACCAGGCGGGCGCACGGCCTGCGCCAGCTGCCCTGCTGTGCGCTAATAGCGGAGAACGCCAGCCAGAGCAAGCACTCCCGCCCGCCACGCGCTCTTCCCCGCGGCCAGCAGACTGCCCTTACCCTGAATGTGCTGCCGCCTTCCGTGGGGCTTCTGCTCAGCCGGGACCCCCAGCGGCAGAGACTCGGGGACGAGAAATCGGGGGTGAGCCATTTGGAGGGGGCTCCCCAGCCAGCACCATGGACATTGGCTAGCGGTCTACAAGCAGCACCGGCGGCCAGCCCTGGCCCCCTGCGCTGGGCTCAGCAGGACCCCTCGGCCAGCCCCTCTGGGGTGCCCGGTGACGGCCCTGGTGGGTGGACGGGCCCGGGGAAGGCGTAGCTGTTGGTGGGGGACATAGGCGACTGTGCCTCCTCCGAGTCCTTTGAGCATGCAAGCTTGGTGTCGTCCGTCTTCGTGGACCACTTTTTCCACCCCTTGTGGATTCTGCACACTTCCTGGCGGGTCACTTCCGCGGCCAGCACGTAGATGATGGGGTCAGCCACGCTGTTCACGGTGGCCAGGCTCAGGAACACCACGGAGGCCGTGTACAGGCGAATTTCAAAGTCGCACACAGGTTCTTCGGCCCCTCTGTGGTAGGAAAAGGCGATGGCTTTGATCAGGAGCACCAGGTGGTAGGGGGCGAAGCAGACCAGGAAGATGACCACGACCGCGATGGCCAGGAGCCTCACCTTGGCCTTCTGGGCAGCGCTCAGGCTGGTGCTCAGCTGGATGGTCCTGAAGATGCGCTGGTTGGTGACGGCGATGATGGACAGCGGGACGGCAAAGCCCACCATGAAGCGCGCGTAGTAGTACCCGGCCACCTTGTGGTCCATC harbors:
- the GPR132 gene encoding probable G-protein coupled receptor 132 — translated: MPGNATLETGPALGALSTGVSSHTCNVPFNDSRVFLVTVYSSVCVLGLPANCLTAWLTLLQARQGHVLAVYLFCLALCELLYVSTLPLWVVYIQHGHRWPLSPLACKVTAYIFFCNLYISILFLCCISCDRFLAVVYALETRGRRHQKTAILISATVFLLVGLVHSPVFKMEHDETCFETLPMDHKVAGYYYARFMVGFAVPLSIIAVTNQRIFRTIQLSTSLSAAQKAKVRLLAIAVVVIFLVCFAPYHLVLLIKAIAFSYHRGAEEPVCDFEIRLYTASVVFLSLATVNSVADPIIYVLAAEVTRQEVCRIHKGWKKWSTKTDDTKLACSKDSEEAQSPMSPTNSYAFPGPVHPPGPSPGTPEGLAEGSC